The proteins below come from a single Megalops cyprinoides isolate fMegCyp1 chromosome 5, fMegCyp1.pri, whole genome shotgun sequence genomic window:
- the LOC118777603 gene encoding C-X-C motif chemokine 11-6-like, with protein sequence MRSAAFILLACLLSVEVKGMAISPRGRCQCTDAGVNFIRPKEIEKIEVFSPSSSCERMEIIVTLKESAEQRCLNSESKFAQNFIKNAQKKNRSLE encoded by the exons ATGAGATCAGCTGCTTTCATCCTGCTGGcctgcctgctgtctgtggaggtCAAAG GCATGGCCATTTCTCCCAGGGGTCGGTGTCAGTGCACAGATGCTGGTGTCAACTTCATTCGACCAAAAGAGATTGAGAAGATTGAGGTTTTTTCTCCCAGCTCCTCCTGTGAACGCATGGAAATCAT TGTTACCCTGAAGGAAAGTGCAGAACAGAGGTGCTTGAATTCAGAGTCCAAATTTGCTCAGAATTTCATCAAGAatgcacagaagaaaaacag GAGCCTGGAGTGA
- the LOC118777604 gene encoding C-X-C motif chemokine 11-6-like yields MRSAAFILLACLLSVDVKGMSISPRGRCQCTDAGVNFIRPKEIEKIEVYSPSSSCERMEIIVTLKESAEQRCLNSESKFAQNFIKNAQKKNRKLE; encoded by the exons ATGAGATCAGCTGCTTTCATCCTGCTGGcctgcctgctgtctgtggatGTCAAAG GCATGTCCATTTCTCCCAGGGGTCGGTGTCAGTGCACAGATGCTGGTGTCAACTTCATTCGACCAAAAGAGATTGAGAAGATTGAGGTTTATTCTCCCAGCTCCTCCTGTGAACGCATGGAAATCAT TGTTACCCTGAAGGAAAGTGCAGAACAGAGGTGCTTGAATTCAGAGTCCAAATTTGCTCAGAATTTCATCAAGAatgcacagaagaaaaacag GAAACTGGAGTGA
- the LOC118777605 gene encoding C-X-C motif chemokine 9-like, which translates to MRSAAFILLACLLTVDVKGKKKYIQGRCQCMDAGVHFIRPKEIQKIAVFSPTSSCERLEIIVTLRESGEQRCLNPESRFAKNFIKNAQRKKSRQESRRRENSPARAMRSAAFILLACLLSVDVKGMAISPRGRCQCTDAGVNFIRPKEIEKIEVYSPSSSCERMEIIVTLKENAEQRCLNPESKFAQNFIKNAQKKNRSLE; encoded by the exons ATGAGATCAGCTGCTTTCATCCTGCTGGCCTGCCTGTTGACTGTTGATgtcaaaggtaaaaaaaaatatataca GGGCCGGTGCCAGTGTATGGATGCTGGTGTGCACTTCATTCGACCAAAAGAGATCCAGAAGATTGCGGTCTTCTCTCCCACCTCATCCTGCGAACGCTTGGAGATCAT TGTTACCCTGAGGGAAAGTGGGGAACAGAGGTGCTTGAACCCAGAATCTCGCTTTGCCAAGAATTTCATCAAGAATGcccagaggaagaagag CCGCCAAGAATcaagaagaagagaaaactCACCTGCCAGAGCCATGAGATCAGCTGCTTTCATCCTGCTGGcctgcctgctgtctgtggatGTCAAAG GCATGGCCATTTCTCCCAGGGGTCGGTGTCAGTGCACAGATGCTGGTGTCAACTTCATTCGACCAAAAGAGATTGAGAAGATTGAGGTTTATTCTCCCAGCTCCTCGTGTGAACGCATGGAAATCAT TGTTACCCTGAAGGAAAATGCAGAACAGAGGTGCTTGAATCCAGAGTCCAAATTTGCTCAGAATTTCATCAAGAatgcacagaagaaaaacag GAGCCTGGAGTGA